A region of the Drosophila subpulchrella strain 33 F10 #4 breed RU33 chromosome 3L, RU_Dsub_v1.1 Primary Assembly, whole genome shotgun sequence genome:
AGGCACCTTTAGTATTGGCCTGCTTGCAGGCGATTCCCAGGACGAAAAGACCCAAGGTGACACCACCAATCAGTCCGTTCAGGGTCAGGGTGGCCTGCAGGACTCCACCCAAGTGCTCCACAATGAAAACCAGGCCAAAGGAAGCAATGCCAAAACCAAGGGACATCCACTTGGCATAGGTGGCTCCCTTCTCAGGGGAGATTTTGATGTTCATTCCATTGACCAAAAGATCCTCGCAGGTCACAGCGGATAGGGAGTTCAAGGCGGAGGCTACAGTTCTGTTTTGgaaacataaaaaaattattaaatatatttctaacACCTTTCTTGACTCCAAAAACCCACCCCAAACTGGCTGCAAAGATGCCAGCCACAAAGATTCCTGCCACGGAGTAGATATGCTCATAGGTATTAATCACATAGTAGGGCAACAACTGATCTGTGGCCGAAATCCTTCCCGCAGTCAAAGGATCACAATCCGCATAGTGGGTGAACACCATCAGACCCGTATAGAAGTTTAGAAGAAACACAGCAATCAAGCCTATAATGGCAAAGCCCAAGGCAATCTTGGCCAGCCTCAAGGACTTCAAGGACATGCACTTCTGAACGGAGGCCTGGTTGGTGCAAAAAAGCGAGGTCCAGTAGAAGAAGCCACCAATGACCACCGACCAGACGGTGTGACGGGTCGTGGGACTGGGGTCCATGCTGAAGGATTAACAAGGATTATTAAGGACCTCGGGAAATTTTCATAAAACTCACTTGAAGAACTCCAGACGATTGTGTTCAGCAGCACTCTGAAAGACCTGGATGGGATTACCACTGTAGAAACTTCCCAGACCCACGATCAGTACCAAGGATACAGCCAGGACAGCAGCCTAATCATTAaagtatattatataaaatatcctaaaatatttattccaATCAAAAACCCACCTGGAATGAATCCGCTATGACCACAGCCTTCATGCCCCCCTGAGAGGAGTAGAAAACGCAGACCACATAGATCAGGACCACTGCTATTTTGGTGTCCAGACCAGTGGCCTTGGAAAGAGCAATTGCCGGGGCCAAAACAGCCACAGCCGTATAGAAGCACATCTGAAAAATAATGCCAAACTAAGCGCCATACCTCTTTTTAATAGAATCCCCGCAACTCACCTGAATAACATAGAGCACTGCACCCAGAATCCTGATTTCCTTGCCAAACCGAATGCCCAGATATTCATAGCAACTGGTGAGCTCCATTTTAAAGTAAATGGGATAGAAGATTTTCACGGCCACTGGGATAACCAGGACCATGGGTATTACGATGAGCACAAACTGAGTGCCCTGGAAGTACATCTCGGAGGGATTGCCCAGCAGTTCGATGGCCGTTATAAAACTGGTCGTGAGACTAAGGGTCACCGGGAAAATGCTCATCTCGGAGCCCAGCAGGAACTCGTTGGAGGAGCTGCCGCCCTTCTGGAAGAAGCCGTAGAAGATGCCTATGCCCAGCGAGATGATCAGCATGCCCAGCAGGATCACATAGTCGTAGCCCGAGAAGGTGGCCTTGTGACTGGGGGCACTGCACTCCTCCAGATCGTTTGCTGTCCCGAGGACCTGTTGGTTCTTAAAGGCTCTCAGCAGCAGAGTGGCCGCATTATCGAACTCCACATGCTCCTCGGAAGCACTTGGGGATTCCCCGCGCACTATCAAATACTTGTGACTGGGATCCAAGGAAGCAGATCCTGGCGATGGGGATTTTTCCGAAAGTGCCAGTGCGGTTATAGAATGTGCCAGGGCGCACAGAGTGAGCAACTTCAAAATGGTATCCTGAGTGGCGAACATCCTTGGTTCTGGAAATGCTCTTTGTCAAGGATGAGGTAGGGGAATTCGTTTTCCGGGAGAAGGTACCTTCTCCAGCCGACTTTCCACGCGGCGATATGTGTGCAAACTGAAACCAGAAAAGATCGGAAACGATTTGGACTTAGATCATTGCAAGATCAAGGTTCGCTAAGAGAAATTGCAACGAGGCGGCGCGACAAAGCCATCGGCACACCGTGGGTGTCACTTTCGGTGTCATCTTGGTGGCCCATTAATTAATTAACCGAAAGATCTGGCACTGTATCTGGATCGGAATCTCGAGGGGGGGAGGCCATTGGACCAGCGCCCCATGTTCAAGTACAGATACATTATTTCCTTATACAAACAATTCCATTTGAGCGTAATTGCTTTATGATTAATATGTTTTCTCCATTGGGCGGCCGTCAAGGCAACGCTTTTTCGGAggtatatttctttttttctaaAGATCCATAGTTATTGCTCTATAAGAGTTACAAGTGGATGGACAAAGATAGGGCCCAAGCAGAAAGCTGCTTTTAACTGGTTGTTGGGCCGCTCAAACTGGTTATTTCTGGCCAAAATAAATCGCATGGATGATGTTGAAGGTTAGGAATTCGGTAAGGTATCTAGCATTATGATAGAGTTTATCTAAGAGAAGTTTTGGATTGGGTactaacaataaaaatgattcAGGGACTTTGGGAAAAGGATATTTAGTCATattagtaataaaaaaaacaaagtcaTCTGAATGTTTAATACCGTCTATGGTTAAAATTTTCTGTATCACTTTCGACATTCCACATTCCCACATATTGTAGATTAGCAATCCATGGTCTTACATgcattctttttaattttacagtCTGTGCCTTCATTA
Encoded here:
- the LOC119554341 gene encoding sodium-coupled monocarboxylate transporter 1; translation: MFATQDTILKLLTLCALAHSITALALSEKSPSPGSASLDPSHKYLIVRGESPSASEEHVEFDNAATLLLRAFKNQQVLGTANDLEECSAPSHKATFSGYDYVILLGMLIISLGIGIFYGFFQKGGSSSNEFLLGSEMSIFPVTLSLTTSFITAIELLGNPSEMYFQGTQFVLIVIPMVLVIPVAVKIFYPIYFKMELTSCYEYLGIRFGKEIRILGAVLYVIQMCFYTAVAVLAPAIALSKATGLDTKIAVVLIYVVCVFYSSQGGMKAVVIADSFQAAVLAVSLVLIVGLGSFYSGNPIQVFQSAAEHNRLEFFNMDPSPTTRHTVWSVVIGGFFYWTSLFCTNQASVQKCMSLKSLRLAKIALGFAIIGLIAVFLLNFYTGLMVFTHYADCDPLTAGRISATDQLLPYYVINTYEHIYSVAGIFVAGIFAASLGTVASALNSLSAVTCEDLLVNGMNIKISPEKGATYAKWMSLGFGIASFGLVFIVEHLGGVLQATLTLNGLIGGVTLGLFVLGIACKQANTKGAFYGGLLSLALVIFVGVVAQIVSVEQPALPTSIENCDCHVNLTNIIGNLLTEPVQIIEEGGFTSWPIFRLSYMWYSMIGCLLTVFLGWVISLIIDFVQRRNVLKITGKGIDNPAASEEIFKSDSQVQYTTTTTVMPDPRETTSAEGHVNHAIRIDDE